Proteins encoded in a region of the Haloglomus salinum genome:
- the glpA gene encoding anaerobic glycerol-3-phosphate dehydrogenase subunit GlpA has protein sequence MRRTTEVLVVGGGSTGCGIARDLATRGVDVTLVEKGNLTHGTTGRMHGLLHSGGRYAVADRASARECIEENDVLRDIAAHCVEETGGLFVKRPEDEESYFQEKLAGCRACDIPAEVLSGAEAREREPYLATDIEKAIAVPDAAIDPFRLCVANAADAADHGARVATHAEVTDVLVEASEVVGVEVRHGDGPRKATTEVGTTERITADHVVNATGAWAGQLGAMAGVDIAVRPSKGVMTVMNTRQVDTVVNRCRPKGDADIVVPHETACILGTTDEEVDDPEDYPEERWEVDLLVEQLAELLPILREARTLRSFWGVRPLYEPPGTGTEDPTDITRDFFLLDHADRDGLPGMTSIVGGKLTTYRLMAEDITDHVCEKLGVSATCRTADESLPGSDDIGALHERMDEFGLRSPVSRRSAQRLGSRTDEVLDTDGPNPVVCECEAVTRAEVRDAIDGAGRDLNAVRLRTRAAMGTCQGGFCCHRMAAELEPEFDASEARASLDELYQERWKGQRHACWGEQLSQAMLNHMLHATTMNRDGDPARLDDDIDFGAFDGGDAWP, from the coding sequence GTGAGACGAACGACGGAGGTTCTCGTCGTCGGGGGCGGCTCGACCGGCTGTGGCATCGCCCGGGACCTCGCGACCCGCGGCGTCGATGTCACGCTCGTCGAGAAGGGGAACCTGACCCACGGCACGACCGGCCGGATGCACGGCCTGCTCCACAGCGGCGGCCGCTACGCCGTCGCCGACCGGGCCAGCGCCCGCGAATGCATCGAGGAGAACGACGTCCTCCGGGATATCGCCGCCCACTGCGTGGAGGAGACCGGCGGCCTCTTCGTCAAGCGCCCGGAGGACGAGGAGTCGTACTTCCAGGAGAAGCTGGCGGGCTGTCGAGCCTGCGACATCCCCGCCGAGGTCCTCTCGGGTGCGGAGGCGCGCGAACGTGAACCGTACCTCGCCACCGACATCGAGAAGGCCATCGCGGTGCCGGACGCGGCCATCGACCCGTTCCGGCTCTGCGTCGCGAACGCCGCCGACGCGGCCGACCACGGCGCACGGGTCGCCACACACGCCGAGGTGACCGACGTGCTCGTCGAGGCCAGCGAGGTGGTCGGCGTCGAGGTCCGCCACGGCGACGGTCCTCGCAAGGCGACCACGGAGGTCGGCACGACCGAGCGCATCACGGCCGACCACGTCGTCAACGCGACGGGCGCGTGGGCCGGACAGCTCGGCGCGATGGCCGGCGTCGACATCGCGGTCCGGCCCTCGAAGGGCGTGATGACGGTGATGAACACCCGGCAGGTCGACACGGTCGTCAACCGCTGCCGGCCGAAGGGCGACGCCGACATCGTCGTGCCCCACGAGACGGCCTGCATCCTCGGGACGACCGACGAGGAGGTCGACGACCCCGAGGACTACCCCGAGGAGCGCTGGGAGGTCGACCTGCTGGTCGAGCAACTGGCCGAACTCCTCCCCATCCTCCGTGAGGCCCGCACGCTCCGCTCGTTCTGGGGCGTTCGGCCGCTGTACGAGCCGCCTGGTACGGGGACCGAGGACCCCACCGACATCACGCGGGACTTCTTCCTGCTCGACCACGCCGACCGCGACGGCCTGCCCGGGATGACCAGCATCGTCGGCGGGAAGCTCACGACCTACCGGCTGATGGCCGAGGACATCACCGACCACGTCTGCGAGAAACTCGGTGTCAGCGCGACCTGCCGGACCGCCGACGAGTCCCTGCCCGGCAGTGACGACATCGGCGCCCTCCACGAGCGGATGGACGAGTTCGGCCTCCGGTCGCCGGTCAGCCGACGTTCGGCCCAGCGCCTCGGCTCCCGGACCGACGAGGTGCTCGACACCGACGGCCCGAACCCCGTCGTCTGCGAGTGCGAGGCCGTCACCCGCGCCGAGGTCCGGGACGCCATCGACGGCGCCGGGCGCGACCTCAACGCCGTCCGGCTCCGCACCCGCGCCGCGATGGGGACCTGTCAGGGTGGATTCTGCTGTCACCGGATGGCCGCGGAACTCGAACCCGAGTTCGACGCGAGCGAGGCCCGCGCCTCGCTCGACGAGCTGTACCAGGAGCGCTGGAAGGGCCAGCGCCACGCGTGCTGGGGCGAGCAGCTCTCGCAGGCGATGCTGAACCACATGCTCCACGCGACGACGATGAACCGGGACGGCGACCCGGCGCGGCTCGACGACGACATCGACTTCGGGGCGTTCGACGGAGGGGACGCATGGCCATAG
- the glpK gene encoding glycerol kinase GlpK: protein MSEHTYVGAVDQGTTGTRFMVFDDAGQVVADAYEKHEQFYPEPGWVEHDPVEIWENTKAVVTRALREAGIGAGQLAGIGITNQRETTVLWDAATGEPVHRALVWQDRRTTDRVEALRAAGKDGWLREKTGLECDAYFSATKAEWLLDNADPIETDRAGGADVRERAAAGELLLGTIDSWLVFNLTGAHVTDVTNASRTMLFDIHDLAWDDELLAEFDVPRAALPEVRPSSDTSYYGYTDPDGFLGAEVPVAGALGDQQAALFGQCCFDAGDAKNTYGTGSFFLLNTGPEAVDSDHGLLTTVGFQRSGEPVQYALEGSIFVTGAAIEWLSDIDLIEDPAETAELARSVDSTDGVYLVPAFTGLGAPHWDGRARGTVVGMTRGTRKAHIVRATLEAIAYQTRDIVEAMEADAGIDIRRLRVDGGAVKNNFLCQLQADSIGTDIVRPEVDETTALGAAYAAGLAVGYWNGIDDLRENWQVDREFTPSLDRATADRRYERWGEAVERSLDWARDEGRDRSA from the coding sequence ATGTCGGAGCACACCTACGTCGGGGCCGTCGACCAGGGGACGACGGGGACCCGCTTCATGGTCTTCGACGACGCGGGGCAGGTCGTCGCCGACGCCTACGAGAAGCACGAACAGTTCTACCCGGAGCCCGGCTGGGTCGAGCACGACCCCGTCGAGATCTGGGAGAACACGAAGGCCGTCGTCACGCGCGCACTCCGCGAGGCCGGCATCGGCGCAGGGCAGTTGGCAGGTATCGGCATCACGAACCAGCGCGAGACGACGGTGCTGTGGGACGCCGCCACCGGCGAACCCGTCCACCGCGCCCTGGTCTGGCAGGACCGCCGGACGACCGACCGCGTCGAGGCGCTGCGGGCGGCCGGGAAGGACGGGTGGCTCCGCGAGAAGACCGGGCTGGAGTGTGACGCCTACTTCTCGGCGACGAAGGCCGAGTGGCTGCTCGACAACGCCGACCCCATCGAGACGGACCGCGCCGGCGGGGCCGACGTCCGCGAGCGGGCCGCGGCCGGCGAGTTGCTGCTCGGGACCATCGACTCCTGGCTCGTCTTCAACCTCACCGGCGCGCACGTCACCGACGTGACGAACGCCTCGCGGACGATGCTGTTCGACATCCACGACCTGGCCTGGGACGACGAGCTGCTGGCGGAGTTCGACGTGCCGCGCGCGGCGCTCCCAGAGGTCCGCCCCTCCAGCGACACCTCGTACTACGGGTACACGGACCCGGACGGTTTCCTCGGCGCCGAGGTGCCGGTGGCGGGTGCGCTGGGCGACCAGCAGGCCGCGCTGTTCGGGCAGTGCTGCTTCGACGCCGGCGACGCGAAGAACACCTACGGCACGGGCTCGTTCTTCCTGCTGAACACGGGGCCCGAGGCCGTCGACTCCGACCACGGCCTCCTGACGACGGTCGGCTTCCAGCGCTCGGGCGAACCCGTCCAGTACGCACTCGAGGGTTCCATCTTCGTCACCGGCGCGGCCATCGAGTGGCTGTCCGACATCGACCTCATCGAGGACCCGGCCGAGACCGCGGAGCTCGCGCGGTCGGTCGACTCGACGGACGGTGTCTACCTCGTCCCGGCGTTCACCGGGCTCGGCGCCCCCCACTGGGACGGCCGCGCCCGCGGGACCGTCGTCGGGATGACCCGCGGGACGCGGAAGGCCCACATCGTCCGGGCGACGCTGGAGGCCATCGCCTACCAGACCCGGGACATCGTCGAGGCGATGGAGGCCGACGCCGGCATCGACATCCGCCGCCTCCGCGTCGACGGCGGCGCGGTCAAGAACAACTTCCTCTGCCAGCTCCAGGCCGACAGCATCGGCACCGACATCGTCCGCCCGGAGGTCGACGAGACGACCGCCCTCGGTGCAGCGTACGCCGCTGGACTCGCCGTCGGCTACTGGAACGGTATCGATGACCTCCGCGAGAACTGGCAGGTCGACCGCGAGTTCACCCCCTCTCTGGACCGCGCGACGGCCGACCGCAGGTACGAGCGCTGGGGCGAGGCGGTCGAGCGGTCGCTCGACTGGGCCCGGGACGAGGGGCGTGACCGGTCGGCGTGA
- a CDS encoding DUF7351 domain-containing protein, giving the protein MGGNPVGADGPSLAAADEVLKTIANEHRLFILMTLGDACTTGGYATLRFTDIWEGTELEDSGRLNYHLQQLVDTDYVASVEDGYHLTLRGLKAYQAVKAGFYAKDLEIPPFELEPTHDVCGEHLHASYRDQRVSIECRSCDDQLHQYPLPPGPFDETDAPEVAAAMNTRFTMDLCSMSQGFCPYCSGRVELDVDHEHLDRLDTEGWNAPGLLFWCTHCHWFILSTIERPLLFQPPVMAFFAERGVNVWETPGWSDVFAAEDTVRSTDPLEVELTFTCADDAIDVVVDGSLDVLHTEMRRG; this is encoded by the coding sequence ATGGGGGGTAATCCGGTCGGCGCCGACGGTCCGAGTCTCGCCGCCGCCGACGAGGTGCTGAAGACCATCGCCAACGAGCACCGGCTGTTCATCCTCATGACGCTCGGTGACGCCTGTACGACGGGAGGATACGCCACGCTCCGGTTCACGGATATCTGGGAGGGGACCGAACTCGAGGACAGCGGGCGGCTGAACTACCACCTCCAGCAGCTCGTCGACACGGACTACGTCGCCAGCGTCGAGGACGGCTATCACCTGACCCTCCGGGGACTCAAGGCCTACCAGGCGGTGAAGGCGGGGTTCTACGCGAAGGACCTCGAGATACCGCCCTTCGAACTGGAGCCGACCCACGATGTCTGCGGGGAACACCTCCACGCATCGTACCGCGACCAGCGCGTGAGCATCGAGTGTCGCTCGTGTGACGACCAGCTGCACCAGTACCCGCTGCCGCCGGGACCGTTCGACGAGACCGACGCCCCCGAGGTCGCGGCGGCGATGAACACCCGCTTCACGATGGACCTCTGCTCGATGTCGCAGGGGTTCTGCCCGTACTGTTCGGGCCGGGTGGAACTGGATGTGGACCACGAACACCTCGACCGGCTCGATACCGAGGGGTGGAACGCCCCGGGGCTGCTGTTCTGGTGCACTCACTGTCACTGGTTCATCCTGAGCACGATAGAGCGGCCGCTGCTGTTCCAGCCCCCGGTGATGGCCTTCTTCGCCGAGCGGGGCGTGAACGTCTGGGAGACCCCCGGCTGGAGCGATGTCTTCGCGGCCGAGGACACCGTCCGCTCGACCGACCCGCTCGAGGTCGAACTGACGTTCACCTGCGCGGACGACGCCATCGATGTCGTCGTCGACGGGTCACTGGACGTACTCCACACCGAGATGCGCCGCGGCTGA
- a CDS encoding anaerobic glycerol-3-phosphate dehydrogenase subunit C yields MTGHDDSDPEDEEHHPAPGVPRLGRDEQEAVYGPDDIVDPPEAGIDPVTRATGPTPDEGTDIAADGGTSASDGGGEPSEVRRASSEPRSDGDLDPANYDAVDVFDTGALDLRDGSDACYKCTSCDTSCPVAEVDDSFPGPKFQGPEQWRLKRKEDADIDPSITDCSNCMRCDSACPSSVPLSQMHNEARGEYVDEQMAKLSREYVRNRILSNYRFFAALASKTPRLANFVTGLSVTQWAGEKLLGITSEREFPDFAEETFREWWRDRGGAQVSDPDKRVAYFHGCYSNYNTPEVGKAMVRVYEAFGYEVMVPPQQCSGTPMFANGMLADARRHAETNVEELVAAIGEGADVIASCTSCSLSLRQEYPELFDLHGIEDVAEHTFEALEYLRIHEDLGGALADAELDGESLAYHAPCHARNQGLARQARETFADVDGVTVEDVGDSCSGISGTYGWKEEKYETSMAIGAEMFEHMADVEGDVGLTECPTCAMQMEHGTGYEVKHPLQVLEAAVVG; encoded by the coding sequence ATGACAGGACACGACGATTCCGACCCGGAGGACGAGGAGCACCACCCGGCACCGGGCGTCCCGCGCCTCGGTCGCGACGAGCAGGAAGCCGTCTACGGCCCCGACGACATCGTCGACCCGCCCGAGGCGGGCATCGACCCGGTGACGCGGGCGACCGGCCCGACCCCTGACGAGGGTACGGACATCGCCGCCGACGGCGGTACCTCCGCGTCCGACGGCGGCGGGGAGCCGAGCGAAGTGAGGCGAGCCTCGTCAGAGCCTCGCTCTGACGGTGACCTCGACCCCGCGAACTACGACGCCGTCGACGTGTTCGACACGGGGGCGCTGGACCTGCGGGACGGCTCGGACGCCTGCTACAAGTGTACCTCCTGCGATACCTCCTGCCCGGTCGCGGAGGTCGACGACTCGTTCCCCGGCCCGAAGTTCCAGGGTCCGGAGCAGTGGCGGCTCAAGCGCAAGGAGGACGCCGATATCGACCCCTCCATCACGGACTGCTCGAACTGCATGCGCTGTGACTCGGCCTGCCCGTCGTCGGTGCCGCTCTCGCAGATGCACAACGAGGCCCGCGGCGAGTACGTCGACGAACAGATGGCGAAGCTCTCCCGGGAGTACGTCCGCAACCGCATCCTCTCGAACTACCGCTTCTTCGCCGCGCTCGCGAGCAAGACGCCGCGGCTCGCGAACTTCGTGACGGGACTCTCGGTCACGCAGTGGGCCGGCGAGAAACTGCTCGGCATCACGAGCGAACGGGAGTTCCCCGACTTCGCCGAGGAGACGTTCCGGGAGTGGTGGCGCGACCGCGGCGGCGCGCAGGTCAGCGACCCCGACAAGCGGGTCGCCTACTTCCACGGCTGCTACTCGAACTACAACACGCCCGAGGTGGGCAAGGCGATGGTCCGCGTCTACGAGGCGTTCGGCTACGAGGTGATGGTCCCGCCCCAGCAGTGCTCGGGGACGCCGATGTTCGCCAACGGGATGCTGGCCGACGCGCGCCGGCACGCCGAGACGAACGTCGAGGAACTCGTCGCCGCCATCGGCGAGGGCGCCGACGTCATCGCCTCCTGTACCTCCTGTTCGCTCTCGCTCCGCCAGGAGTACCCCGAACTGTTCGACCTCCACGGCATCGAGGACGTGGCCGAACACACCTTCGAGGCGCTGGAGTACCTCCGCATCCACGAGGACCTGGGCGGTGCGCTGGCCGACGCCGAACTCGACGGGGAGTCGCTCGCCTACCACGCGCCCTGTCACGCCCGGAACCAGGGGCTCGCACGGCAGGCTCGCGAGACGTTCGCCGACGTGGACGGCGTCACCGTCGAGGACGTGGGCGACTCCTGTTCGGGCATCTCGGGAACGTACGGCTGGAAGGAAGAGAAGTACGAGACCTCGATGGCTATCGGCGCGGAGATGTTCGAGCACATGGCGGACGTGGAGGGCGACGTGGGGCTGACCGAGTGCCCCACCTGCGCGATGCAGATGGAGCACGGCACGGGCTACGAGGTGAAGCACCCGCTGCAGGTGCTGGAGGCGGCCGTCGTCGGCTGA
- a CDS encoding HesA/MoeB/ThiF family protein, whose amino-acid sequence MSDRRLRVPARVVRELREALLRDDEQERFAFVDAGTGPASGHGEPDAPADAGGSADAPDLLAGEVVPVPDERLARQSKTACRPEPAVERDHVGDCYDRQLAPMLVHSHPFSDDPRFSSIDVEAMGRFREWLTGLFPDRPFGFAVVGQSGIEAVANAGERFAALPVEVVGEWKLDDPVPGAVDRFAPTDGGERDGATADGAATASNGDAPTADTDTPGGDDGIGERFDRNVRALGTDGQRRLRDATVGVVGVGGIGSQVAEQFARLGVGELVLVDPDTVEPSNLPRLVGAYDHHVGKPKVEAVREHAWRSSPGDIDVTAIAEPVEAVPERLADCDLVVGCVDRVTARSFCNEWAVKHLTYYVDAGVRIDTTDEQVVGMTGYVHLVAPGSTACFDCLGRHDQEAARIERLSPDEREAELERGYIDTEQVSPEPAVIHLNGLCASKTVSVATDVVTGVKTPPDFIRYEDTAHEMTALTTEPSRECPTCGDGGVLGVGQRSFGDAQFTPEDGPETATSD is encoded by the coding sequence GTGAGCGACCGCCGTCTGCGCGTCCCGGCACGGGTCGTCCGCGAGCTGCGCGAGGCGCTCCTCCGGGACGACGAACAGGAGCGGTTCGCGTTCGTCGATGCCGGGACCGGCCCGGCATCGGGGCATGGGGAGCCCGACGCCCCAGCCGACGCCGGGGGGTCGGCGGACGCCCCGGACCTGCTCGCCGGCGAGGTGGTCCCGGTGCCGGACGAGCGGCTGGCCCGGCAGTCGAAGACCGCGTGCCGGCCCGAGCCGGCCGTCGAGCGCGACCACGTCGGGGACTGCTACGACCGGCAGCTCGCGCCCATGCTGGTCCACAGCCACCCGTTCTCGGACGACCCGCGCTTCAGCAGCATCGACGTGGAGGCGATGGGGCGGTTCCGCGAGTGGCTGACCGGCCTCTTCCCGGACCGCCCGTTCGGCTTCGCGGTCGTCGGGCAGTCCGGCATCGAGGCGGTGGCGAACGCGGGCGAGCGGTTCGCGGCGCTCCCGGTCGAGGTCGTCGGCGAGTGGAAGCTCGACGACCCGGTCCCGGGGGCGGTCGACCGGTTCGCCCCGACGGACGGCGGCGAGCGCGACGGGGCGACCGCGGATGGTGCCGCGACCGCGAGCAACGGGGATGCACCCACTGCCGACACCGACACGCCGGGGGGCGACGACGGTATCGGCGAGCGCTTCGACCGGAACGTCCGCGCGCTCGGGACCGACGGCCAGCGCCGGCTCCGCGACGCCACGGTCGGTGTCGTCGGCGTCGGGGGCATCGGCTCGCAGGTCGCCGAGCAGTTCGCGCGACTCGGCGTCGGCGAACTCGTCCTCGTCGATCCTGACACGGTCGAGCCGAGCAACCTGCCGCGGCTGGTCGGCGCCTACGACCACCACGTCGGGAAGCCGAAGGTCGAGGCCGTCCGAGAGCACGCCTGGCGGTCCTCGCCGGGCGACATCGACGTGACGGCCATCGCCGAGCCGGTCGAGGCGGTTCCGGAGCGGCTGGCCGACTGCGACCTCGTCGTCGGCTGCGTCGACCGCGTGACCGCCCGCTCGTTCTGCAACGAGTGGGCCGTCAAGCACCTGACCTACTACGTCGACGCCGGGGTCCGCATCGACACGACGGATGAGCAGGTAGTCGGGATGACCGGGTACGTCCACCTGGTGGCGCCCGGGAGCACCGCGTGCTTCGACTGCCTGGGACGTCACGACCAGGAGGCCGCACGCATCGAGCGGCTCTCGCCCGACGAGCGCGAGGCCGAACTCGAACGCGGCTACATCGACACCGAGCAGGTATCGCCCGAGCCGGCGGTCATCCACCTCAACGGGCTCTGTGCCTCGAAGACGGTCTCGGTCGCCACGGACGTGGTGACCGGGGTGAAGACGCCGCCGGATTTCATCCGGTACGAGGACACGGCCCACGAGATGACCGCGCTCACGACCGAGCCCAGCCGCGAGTGCCCCACCTGCGGGGACGGGGGTGTGCTCGGCGTCGGGCAGCGCTCGTTCGGCGACGCACAGTTCACGCCCGAGGACGGCCCCGAGACGGCCACCTCGGACTGA
- a CDS encoding queuosine precursor transporter: MTNRTLPAGAVALVALFVTALVTSQVTAAKLMSVPLPVGLPVVGASVLLPGGAIAYPLTFFASDCYAELYGKRPAQVMVNVAFGMNFILLALVALTVGAPHGGGVPQGMFATVLGASLNIVVGSLLAYLVSQNWDVLVFHALREYTDGEALWLRNIGSTATSQALDTVIFVGLAFYVLPGAGVNPKLGLSLAGVAALMLGQYLVKLLIALVDTPFVYLVVGLVRGRNEHPVLGRY, translated from the coding sequence GTGACGAACCGAACGCTCCCTGCCGGTGCGGTGGCGCTGGTCGCGCTGTTCGTGACGGCGCTGGTGACCTCGCAGGTGACCGCGGCGAAGCTGATGAGCGTCCCGCTGCCCGTCGGCCTTCCGGTCGTGGGCGCGAGCGTCCTTCTCCCGGGTGGGGCCATCGCCTACCCGCTGACGTTCTTCGCCTCGGACTGCTACGCCGAATTGTACGGCAAGCGCCCGGCCCAGGTGATGGTCAACGTCGCGTTCGGGATGAACTTCATCCTCCTCGCGCTGGTCGCGCTGACGGTCGGGGCGCCCCACGGTGGTGGCGTCCCGCAGGGGATGTTCGCGACGGTCCTGGGGGCGAGCCTGAACATCGTCGTCGGGAGCCTCCTGGCGTACCTGGTGAGTCAGAACTGGGACGTGCTCGTCTTCCACGCGCTGCGCGAGTACACCGACGGCGAGGCGCTGTGGCTCCGCAACATCGGCTCGACCGCGACGAGCCAGGCGCTGGACACGGTCATCTTCGTCGGCCTCGCGTTCTACGTCCTCCCCGGTGCGGGTGTCAACCCGAAACTCGGGCTCTCGCTCGCCGGCGTCGCAGCGCTCATGCTCGGCCAGTACCTCGTGAAGCTCCTCATCGCGCTGGTGGACACGCCGTTCGTCTACCTCGTCGTCGGACTGGTCCGGGGCCGGAACGAGCATCCCGTCCTGGGGCGATACTGA
- the glpB gene encoding glycerol-3-phosphate dehydrogenase subunit GlpB: MAIASDVLVVGGGLAGATAALAAAREGADVRLVSHKQSTLSQASGLVDALGYVPHTRAEADDDPTATPTAGRTGIRDRPDPDGPLVDPFAAVDRLPEGHPYRLVGTDALRAGLTLFDEVVDGYRGSHTDRNALVPTFGGTVKPTARYPDAVAAGLASDDRPMLVVGFRSLTDFDARQVAARLEATGVPFPVAGVEVAFPAAFRDDAAVTRFARALDRDEAIDGTPARRALAAAVEPHLDAVEGGAARIGFPAFLGDDAASAVRADLADHLGADVFEIPMGPPSLPGLRLEDRLYAALEDAGVRYETGNPVVGRELADGADGRDGASGRVESLLVDRMGTEVPYAAEAVVLATGGLVGKGIHSDREGVREPVLGCHVPHPAERYEWYVDDALGDQPYARFGVDADDRLRPLDADGAVQFPNVRVAGATLGGADVAREKSASGVSLATGLVAGREAAAEVAR; the protein is encoded by the coding sequence ATGGCCATAGCCAGCGACGTACTGGTCGTGGGGGGCGGCCTCGCCGGCGCCACGGCGGCGCTCGCGGCCGCCCGCGAGGGCGCCGACGTGCGGCTCGTCTCGCACAAGCAGTCGACGCTGTCGCAGGCGTCCGGGCTGGTCGACGCGCTCGGGTACGTGCCGCACACGCGTGCTGAGGCTGACGACGACCCGACGGCGACCCCGACGGCGGGTCGCACCGGAATCCGGGACCGACCGGACCCGGATGGACCGCTCGTCGACCCGTTCGCGGCCGTGGACCGGCTCCCCGAGGGCCACCCCTACCGGCTCGTGGGCACGGACGCGCTCCGCGCCGGGCTGACACTGTTCGACGAGGTCGTCGACGGCTACCGGGGCAGCCACACCGACCGGAACGCGCTCGTCCCGACGTTCGGCGGGACGGTGAAGCCGACCGCGCGCTACCCGGACGCGGTCGCGGCGGGCCTCGCCAGCGACGACCGGCCGATGCTGGTCGTCGGCTTCCGGTCGCTCACCGACTTCGACGCCCGGCAGGTCGCCGCTCGACTGGAAGCGACGGGGGTCCCGTTCCCCGTTGCCGGGGTCGAGGTCGCGTTCCCGGCGGCGTTCCGCGACGACGCGGCGGTGACGCGGTTCGCCCGCGCGCTCGACCGCGACGAGGCTATCGACGGGACGCCCGCGCGCCGCGCGCTGGCGGCCGCCGTGGAACCGCACCTCGACGCCGTCGAGGGGGGTGCCGCCCGCATCGGCTTCCCGGCGTTCCTCGGCGACGACGCGGCGTCCGCGGTCCGCGCGGACCTCGCGGACCACCTCGGCGCCGACGTGTTCGAGATTCCGATGGGACCGCCCAGCCTCCCCGGACTCCGGCTGGAGGACCGCCTCTACGCGGCGCTGGAGGACGCTGGCGTCCGGTACGAGACCGGCAATCCGGTCGTGGGGCGCGAACTGGCCGATGGGGCCGACGGCAGGGACGGCGCGAGCGGCCGCGTCGAATCGCTCCTGGTCGACCGGATGGGAACGGAGGTGCCCTACGCCGCCGAGGCGGTCGTCCTCGCGACGGGTGGGCTGGTCGGCAAGGGCATCCACTCGGACCGCGAGGGCGTCCGCGAACCCGTTCTCGGCTGTCACGTCCCGCATCCCGCGGAGCGCTACGAGTGGTACGTCGACGACGCCCTCGGCGACCAGCCGTACGCCCGGTTCGGCGTCGACGCCGACGACCGGCTCCGGCCGCTCGACGCCGACGGCGCGGTGCAGTTCCCGAACGTCCGCGTCGCCGGGGCGACGCTGGGCGGCGCGGACGTGGCCCGCGAGAAATCCGCGAGCGGCGTCTCGCTCGCGACCGGCCTGGTCGCCGGGCGCGAGGCCGCTGCGGAGGTGGCACGATGA